One window of Chryseobacterium sp. JJR-5R genomic DNA carries:
- the upp gene encoding uracil phosphoribosyltransferase, whose translation MNTMVLSEQFSLVNSWINELRNVEIQHDRMRFRRNMERIGEIAAFEISKTLKYKEIEIRTPLDTIKTIEIAVQPVITTILRAGVPLFEGILNYFDKADCGFVAAYRKHDANDYFSIKQDYLTCPDINGRPLIVADPMLATGASLIEAIKDLLTNGIPDQLHVVAAIASRQGVETIEKAYPDAKIWVGAIDENLTSKGYISPGLGDAGDLSYGEKLQR comes from the coding sequence ATGAATACCATGGTATTATCAGAACAATTTTCACTTGTGAACTCCTGGATCAATGAACTCAGGAACGTGGAGATCCAGCATGACCGGATGAGGTTCCGCAGAAATATGGAAAGGATCGGGGAAATTGCTGCTTTTGAGATCAGTAAGACGTTGAAGTATAAAGAAATAGAGATCCGGACTCCTTTGGATACCATCAAAACAATAGAAATTGCTGTTCAGCCGGTTATTACAACCATTCTGAGGGCCGGAGTTCCTTTATTTGAAGGGATCCTGAACTATTTTGATAAAGCAGACTGCGGTTTTGTGGCAGCCTACAGAAAGCACGATGCCAATGATTATTTCTCGATCAAACAGGATTATTTAACCTGCCCGGATATCAACGGAAGGCCTTTGATAGTGGCAGACCCGATGCTGGCAACAGGTGCTTCTCTAATTGAAGCCATTAAAGACCTGCTGACCAACGGGATTCCTGATCAGCTTCATGTAGTTGCTGCCATTGCTTCAAGACAGGGCGTTGAAACCATCGAAAAAGCTTATCCCGATGCAAAAATATGGGTAGGTGCCATTGATGAAAACCTGACGTCAAAAGGGTATATTTCCCCGGGATTGGGTGATGCAGGCGACTTAAGTTACGGAGAAAAGCTTCAGAGATAA
- the der gene encoding ribosome biogenesis GTPase Der: MSNIVAIVGRPNVGKSTLFNRLLERREAIVDSTAGVTRDRHYGKSDWNGVDFTVIDTGGYDVNNDDVFQGEISKQVQLAIDEATSIIFMLNVEEGLTDTDYEIHEMLRRSNKPVYIVINKVDSSKEEVAATEFYQLGIEKYYTLSSATGSGTGEVLDDIVKDFPTTEYKDPFEGLPKITIAGRPNVGKSTLTNALLDAERNIVTDVAGTTRDSIQTLYNKFGHEFVLVDTAGMRRKSKVSEDLEFYSVMRSIRSIEYSDVVIIMVDATQGWESQDMNIFGLAQKNRKGIVILVNKWDLIEDKKTNTIRDFENQIKDKIGQFNDIPILFISALTKQRILKAVELAMEVYEARKKKIKTSKLNEVMLPIFEAMPPPANKGKYIKIKYCVQLPTPSPQFVFFCNLPQYVKEPYKRFTENQLRKEFGFTGVPIEVYFRQK, encoded by the coding sequence ATGTCGAATATTGTCGCAATCGTTGGGCGCCCCAACGTAGGAAAATCCACACTTTTTAATCGTTTACTGGAAAGAAGAGAAGCCATCGTAGATTCTACAGCCGGTGTTACCAGAGACCGCCATTACGGGAAATCCGACTGGAACGGAGTAGATTTCACAGTTATTGATACCGGAGGGTATGATGTAAATAATGATGACGTATTCCAGGGGGAAATCTCCAAGCAGGTGCAGCTGGCTATTGATGAAGCTACTTCCATTATTTTCATGCTGAACGTGGAAGAAGGCCTTACCGATACGGATTATGAAATCCATGAGATGTTGAGAAGGTCCAACAAGCCTGTTTACATTGTGATTAACAAAGTGGATTCTTCAAAAGAAGAGGTTGCTGCAACGGAATTTTATCAGCTGGGCATTGAAAAATATTACACCCTGTCTTCTGCAACGGGTTCCGGAACCGGTGAGGTCCTGGATGATATCGTTAAAGATTTCCCGACTACAGAATATAAAGACCCGTTTGAGGGACTGCCGAAAATTACCATTGCCGGCCGCCCGAATGTGGGGAAATCCACGTTAACGAATGCCTTGCTGGATGCGGAAAGAAATATTGTAACCGATGTTGCAGGAACGACCAGAGACAGTATCCAGACCCTTTACAACAAATTCGGGCACGAGTTTGTATTGGTGGATACCGCCGGGATGAGAAGGAAATCCAAGGTTTCCGAAGACCTGGAATTCTATTCCGTGATGCGTTCCATCCGTTCCATTGAGTATTCTGATGTGGTAATCATCATGGTAGATGCCACACAGGGCTGGGAATCCCAGGATATGAATATCTTCGGCCTGGCCCAGAAAAACAGAAAAGGGATTGTTATACTGGTTAACAAATGGGACCTTATTGAAGATAAAAAGACCAATACCATCCGTGATTTCGAAAACCAGATCAAAGATAAAATCGGCCAGTTCAATGACATTCCGATCTTATTCATTTCAGCGCTGACCAAGCAGAGAATCCTGAAAGCCGTTGAGTTGGCAATGGAAGTGTATGAAGCCCGTAAAAAGAAAATCAAGACTTCCAAACTGAATGAAGTAATGCTGCCGATTTTCGAAGCCATGCCGCCGCCGGCAAACAAAGGGAAATACATCAAGATCAAATACTGTGTGCAGCTCCCTACGCCGTCACCGCAGTTTGTGTTCTTCTGTAACCTTCCGCAGTATGTAAAGGAACCTTATAAAAGATTTACTGAAAACCAGCTGAGAAAAGAATTCGGGTTTACCGGTGTTCCGATTGAAGTCTATTTCAGACAGAAATAA
- a CDS encoding 6-carboxytetrahydropterin synthase, which produces MICITKIFTFETAHVLYNYDGKCKNMHGHSYKLFVTVKGKPVNDLDSPKNGMVVDFSDIKSIVKSEIVDVWDHAVLINALTPHRELGEDLENKGHKVIYCSFQPTCENMLYAIASKIKRSLPEGVSLAYLKLHETENSYGEWFAEDNQ; this is translated from the coding sequence ATGATATGTATTACAAAAATTTTTACATTCGAGACGGCTCACGTGCTGTATAATTATGACGGGAAATGTAAAAATATGCACGGACACTCCTATAAGCTGTTTGTAACGGTGAAAGGAAAGCCTGTTAATGATTTGGATAGCCCGAAAAACGGGATGGTGGTGGATTTTAGTGATATCAAAAGTATCGTAAAATCTGAGATTGTAGATGTCTGGGACCATGCCGTGTTAATCAACGCGCTGACGCCGCACCGGGAATTGGGCGAAGATCTTGAAAATAAGGGGCATAAAGTAATTTACTGCAGCTTTCAGCCGACCTGCGAAAATATGCTGTATGCCATTGCCTCAAAAATAAAACGAAGCCTTCCGGAAGGGGTTTCCCTGGCTTACCTGAAACTTCATGAAACCGAAAACTCTTACGGGGAATGGTTTGCGGAAGATAACCAGTAA
- a CDS encoding ComF family protein — protein MILDLLFPNRCLECNRIIDGDLLVCNLCFGHLHFTHQAYADITYMQERCKLLFPVEHAFALMKFENENVSRKIIHELKYKSRKKAGKIIAGWTAERLDFPEKKPDVLVTVPLHPKKLKERGYNQLHLFTETLSEFYNIPFDHGLLKRNHYSKAQALKNKQHRLETENTFSVTKDISGKHILLIDDVFTTGNTVANIAWEIIKAGNNKVSVLVMAVDI, from the coding sequence ATGATTTTAGACCTGCTCTTCCCGAACCGCTGTCTTGAATGCAACCGGATTATTGACGGAGACTTACTTGTTTGTAATCTTTGTTTCGGGCACCTCCATTTTACCCACCAGGCATATGCTGATATTACGTACATGCAAGAAAGATGTAAACTGCTGTTCCCTGTAGAACACGCTTTTGCCCTGATGAAATTTGAAAATGAAAATGTCAGCAGGAAAATAATCCACGAACTAAAATATAAAAGCAGGAAAAAAGCCGGGAAAATTATTGCAGGCTGGACCGCAGAACGGCTGGATTTTCCAGAGAAAAAGCCGGACGTTTTGGTAACGGTGCCGCTGCATCCGAAAAAGTTAAAGGAAAGAGGATACAATCAGCTGCATTTATTTACGGAAACCCTATCGGAATTCTACAATATTCCTTTTGACCATGGTCTGCTTAAGAGAAACCATTATTCAAAAGCGCAGGCATTAAAAAACAAGCAGCACCGCCTGGAAACTGAAAATACATTTTCCGTTACAAAAGATATTTCAGGAAAGCATATTCTACTGATTGACGATGTATTTACCACCGGAAATACGGTAGCCAACATAGCATGGGAAATCATAAAAGCTGGAAATAATAAAGTAAGCGTTCTGGTCATGGCTGTAGATATTTAA
- a CDS encoding thioesterase family protein codes for MMGLIYEKKIQVTGQHIDGNNHVNNVQYVHWVEEIAGEHWDSVKHQLGYPNDIWMLIDHHIRYKKQVYLGDIITVKTYPKPPEGIRQPRKVEFYRNGELVVDSLTLWVFIDKETQRIKRLESAWLDRL; via the coding sequence ATGATGGGTTTGATTTATGAAAAGAAAATACAGGTAACCGGGCAGCATATTGACGGGAATAACCATGTGAACAATGTTCAGTATGTCCATTGGGTTGAAGAGATTGCCGGTGAGCACTGGGATTCCGTGAAACATCAACTGGGGTATCCTAATGACATCTGGATGCTCATTGATCATCATATCCGGTACAAAAAACAGGTCTATTTAGGGGATATTATTACCGTTAAAACCTATCCCAAACCTCCCGAAGGAATCCGCCAGCCAAGAAAAGTTGAGTTTTACCGTAATGGTGAACTGGTGGTGGACTCGCTGACGCTATGGGTTTTTATTGACAAAGAAACGCAGAGAATTAAAAGACTGGAAAGTGCCTGGCTGGATAGGCTCTGA
- a CDS encoding UDP-2,3-diacylglucosamine diphosphatase codes for MLKTTINLEPGKKVYFASDQHFGAPTPKESKVREALFIRWMDEIKHDAQVLFLMGDLFDFWHEWKHVIPKGYVRVLGKIAELKDRGIHIYFFVGNHDLWMKDYLEEEIGCTVFYKKQYFEMGGKQFLLAHGDGLGPGDKGYKRMKKVFTNPVAQWFFKWLHPDVAMKIALYMSQKNKMISGDEDKAFLGEDKEFLIIYSKEKLKTQKIDYFIYGHRHLPMVLDLGQNAKYINLGDWIAYFTYGVFEHEFELKTFGLENA; via the coding sequence GTGTTAAAGACAACCATTAACTTAGAGCCCGGGAAAAAAGTATACTTTGCTTCAGATCAGCATTTCGGTGCTCCTACGCCAAAAGAAAGTAAGGTGCGGGAGGCGCTTTTTATCCGATGGATGGATGAGATCAAGCATGATGCACAGGTACTGTTTTTAATGGGTGACCTTTTTGATTTCTGGCATGAATGGAAACACGTGATCCCGAAAGGGTACGTGCGGGTCTTAGGGAAAATTGCGGAACTCAAAGACCGTGGGATCCATATTTATTTTTTCGTAGGGAACCATGACCTTTGGATGAAGGATTATCTGGAAGAAGAAATCGGGTGTACGGTTTTCTATAAAAAACAGTACTTTGAAATGGGTGGAAAGCAGTTTTTACTGGCCCATGGAGACGGCCTCGGACCTGGAGACAAAGGTTATAAAAGAATGAAAAAAGTCTTTACGAACCCTGTGGCGCAATGGTTTTTCAAATGGCTTCATCCCGATGTGGCGATGAAGATCGCCCTGTATATGTCTCAGAAGAACAAAATGATTTCTGGTGATGAAGACAAAGCGTTTTTAGGGGAAGACAAAGAATTTCTGATTATTTATTCCAAAGAAAAGCTGAAGACCCAAAAGATTGATTATTTTATTTACGGGCACCGGCACCTTCCCATGGTCCTTGATCTGGGTCAGAATGCAAAATACATCAACCTCGGAGACTGGATTGCCTACTTTA